AACTCGGTCGGCGCGGGGCCTACCGGAAAATCGATCTCGGGCTTGGTCAGGTCCGTCATCGCGGTCTCCGATTCCTCTTCGACGGGGAATGTACTCGGTGGTTCGGGAACGGGCTGCGCGGCTCGGCGCAGGTCAGCGACTGGCCAGGTCGAGGTATTCGCGTTCGCTGTAGCCGGTGTACACCTGCCGCGGGCGGCCGATCCGGACCGGCTCCTGATGCAGTTCCCGCCAGTGCGCGATCCATCCGGGCAGCCGGCCCATCGCGAACAGGACGGTGAACATCCGGGTCGGGAAGCCCATCGCGCGGTAGATCACCCCGGTGTAGAAATCGACGTTCGGGTACAGCTTGCGCTCGGTGAAGTAGTCGTCGGTGAGCGCCCGCTCCTCCACCGTCTTGGCGATCTCGAGCAGCTGATCGTCGCCACCGAGCCGGCTCAACACCGCATCGGCCGTTTTCTTCACGATCGCAGCCCGCGGGTCGTAATTCTTGTAGACCCGGTGCCCGAAGCCCATCAGCCGGACCCCGTCCTCGCGATTCTTGACCCGGCGCATGAACTTCTCCGCATCGCCGCCGTCGGCCCGGATCCGCTCCAGCATCTCCAAGACGGCCTGATTGGCACCGCCGTGCAACGGCCCCCAGAGCGCATTGATCCCGCCGGATACCGACGTGAACAAGTTCGCCTCGGACGAGCCGACCAGCCGGACGGTGGAGGTGGAACAGTTCTGCTCGTGGTCGGCGTGCAGGATCAGCAACATATCCAGCGCCGCAGCCAGCTCCGGGTCGACCTCGTACGGCTCGGCCGGCAGACCGAAGGTCATCCGGAGGAAGTTCTCCACCAACCCGAGCGAGTTGTCGGGGTAGAGGAACGGCTGACCGACCGACTTCTTGTAGGCATAGGCGGCGATCGTCGGCAACTTGGCCAGCAACCGCACGGTGGACAGCTCTACCTGAGCCTGATCGTGCAGGTCCAGCGAGTCCTCGTAGTAGGCCGACAGCGCGTTGGTCACGCTCGACAGCACCGGCATCGGGTGGGCGTTGCGCGGGAACCCGTCGAAGAAGTGCTTGAGATCCTCGTGCAGCAGCGTGTGCCGACGAATCCGGTCGGTGAAGTCCTCCAACTGGCTCGGGGTCGGCAGCTCACCGTAGATCAGCAGATAGCTGACCTCGATGAAGGTCGACCGCTGGGCCAGCTGCTCGATCGGGTAACCCCGGTACCGCAGGATGCCGGCGTCGCCGTCGATGTAGGTGATCGCCGACTTGGTCGACGCGGTGTTCACGAAACCCGGGTCGTAGGTCGTGTAACCGGTGTTAGCCAGCAGTTTGCCAAGCTCGATCCCATCGTTCCCCTCGGTCGCCTTCGCGATCGACATCGGGTACTCGCCGCCCGGGTAGGCGAGCGTGGGCTGATTCTCGACGGACACGACGAATCCCTCTCGGTTCACGACTGTTGGCCGTGACGCTAGTCGCAGCCGAGCTCATCCGCCCAAGGAGGGTCGGCACCGGGTCGAGAAACCGTCACCGCCGCCGCTCGAGCCGCAAACCGGAGCGCTTGCGCCCAGTCCGCGGCGGTCAGCGCCCGCACCGCCGCCGGGTCCAGCGCACCCCGCCGGTCCAGCCAGAACAGCAGCGCAGCGTGCACGGTATCGCCCGCACCGATGGTGTCCGCGACGACGACCGGCACGGCCGGCACCGCTATTCGACCGGCCGACGACAACACGGTGAGGCCCGCCCCGCCCTGGGTCAGCAGCACCGCCCCCACCCCGGCCGCGAGCCAATCCGCCGGGTCCCCGCCGAGCCACGCCAGGTCGTCGGTGGACACCTTCAGTACGTCCACCGCCGGGAGCCGGTCGGCGAACCGTTCCCGGTACCGGGCCGGGTCGGCGATCGCGCCGGGTCGCACGTTCGGGTCGAGCAGCACCAACCGACCGGTTGCGTGCGCCCGGCGCAACACCGCCTCGTACACCGTCGCACCCGGCTCGAAGACCAGCGACAACGTGCCGAACGACAGTGCCCGCACGGTCGCGGCCGGTGCGCCCGGATCGACCACCAGCCGATCCGCGGTGCCGCCGGCATAGAACGTGTAATCGGCCGCGCCCGCGGCATCCAACGAGGTCAGTGCCAGCGTGGTGGGTTCCGGGCCCCGCTGGATCGCGTCGGTGCGGACGCCGGCCGCGCGCAGTCGGCGCAGCAGCCGCTCGCCGAGCGGGTCGGTGGACAGCCGGGACAGCAGGCCCACCTCGGCACCCAGCCGGCCGAGTGCCACCGCGACGTTGAACGGACCGCCCCCGGGCAACGCGGACAGCAGGTCGTCGCCCCGCGGCACCAGGTCGATCAACCCCTCGCCGCAGACGGTGATCCGGGCGGTCAGCCGGCCAGGCTGGTCATGCCCCACTGCGCACTCCAGGTCTGGCCGGGCGCCAACACGATCTGGTCGATGCCGGAGTTGAACGCGTCCGGCGGGCAGGTCATCGGCTCGACGGCGAGCGCGCGCCCACGATCGGGATAGGCCTGATCATGCGCCGGGTCCGCGGTGAACACCTGCAGCCAACGGAAATCGGCGTCGATCCAGAGCACCGTGGCCGGCCCGTCGGGTGGCTGGAGCACCGTTCGGGCCCGGCCGTCGAAGTCGTACCCCAACGAGCTGAACGGGGTGTCCAGCCAGACCCCGCGCAGCGACCTGGCGGTACCGAAATCGAACTCGGTCCCGCGTACCGGAACCGGCGGGCCGACCGGCAGCATCCGCTCCGGATCGGTCGGCAGCCGCACCCCGGCCGGCAGCACGAGGGTGCATTCGTCCAGCGGGGC
Above is a genomic segment from Skermania piniformis containing:
- a CDS encoding citrate synthase, with the protein product MSIAKATEGNDGIELGKLLANTGYTTYDPGFVNTASTKSAITYIDGDAGILRYRGYPIEQLAQRSTFIEVSYLLIYGELPTPSQLEDFTDRIRRHTLLHEDLKHFFDGFPRNAHPMPVLSSVTNALSAYYEDSLDLHDQAQVELSTVRLLAKLPTIAAYAYKKSVGQPFLYPDNSLGLVENFLRMTFGLPAEPYEVDPELAAALDMLLILHADHEQNCSTSTVRLVGSSEANLFTSVSGGINALWGPLHGGANQAVLEMLERIRADGGDAEKFMRRVKNREDGVRLMGFGHRVYKNYDPRAAIVKKTADAVLSRLGGDDQLLEIAKTVEERALTDDYFTERKLYPNVDFYTGVIYRAMGFPTRMFTVLFAMGRLPGWIAHWRELHQEPVRIGRPRQVYTGYSEREYLDLASR
- a CDS encoding PfkB family carbohydrate kinase; amino-acid sequence: MGHDQPGRLTARITVCGEGLIDLVPRGDDLLSALPGGGPFNVAVALGRLGAEVGLLSRLSTDPLGERLLRRLRAAGVRTDAIQRGPEPTTLALTSLDAAGAADYTFYAGGTADRLVVDPGAPAATVRALSFGTLSLVFEPGATVYEAVLRRAHATGRLVLLDPNVRPGAIADPARYRERFADRLPAVDVLKVSTDDLAWLGGDPADWLAAGVGAVLLTQGGAGLTVLSSAGRIAVPAVPVVVADTIGAGDTVHAALLFWLDRRGALDPAAVRALTAADWAQALRFAARAAAVTVSRPGADPPWADELGCD